The proteins below are encoded in one region of Homo sapiens chromosome 2, GRCh38.p14 Primary Assembly:
- the GKN2 gene encoding gastrokine-2 precursor, protein MKILVAFLVVLTIFGIQSHGYEVFNIISPSNNGGNVQETVTIDNEKNTAIINIHAGSCSSTTIFDYKHGYIASRVLSRRACFILKMDHQNIPPLNNLQWYIYEKQALDNMFSSKYTWVKYNPLESLIKDVDWFLLGSPIEKLCKHIPLYKGEVVENTHNVGAGGCAKAGLLGILGISICADIHV, encoded by the exons ATGAAAATACTT GTGGCATTTCTGGTGGTGCTGACCATCTTTGGGATACAATCTCATGGATACGAG GTTTTTAACATCATCAGCCCAAGCAACAATGGTGGCAATGTTCAGGAGACAGTGACAattgataatgaaaaaaataccGCCATCATTAACATCCATGCAGGATCATGCTCTTCTACCACAATTTTTGACTATAAACAT GGCTACATTGCATCCAGGGTGCTCTCCCGAAGAGCCTGCTTTATCCTGAAGATGGACCATCAGAACATCCCTCCTCTGAACAATCTCCAATGGTACATCTATGAGAAACAG GCTCTGGACAACATGTTCTCCAGCAAATACACCTGGGTCAAGTACAACCCTCTGGAGTCTCTGATCAAAGACGTGGATTGGTTCCTGCTTGGGTCACCCATTGAGAAACTCTGCAAACATATCCCTTTGTATAAGGGGGAAGTGGTTGAAAACACAC ataATGTCGGTGCTGGAGGCTGTGCAAAGGCTGGGCTCCTGGGCATCTTGGGAATTTCAATCTGTGCAGACATTCATGTTTAG